In Streptomyces canus, one DNA window encodes the following:
- a CDS encoding DUF485 domain-containing protein, with protein MQSSNARPRGSGGDAESSAENHDSHDVARAEASAGVRYDDPWYDALASGWGETGGDGTSAGPVATARAQREDRDAAAADVYLEVQRSAAFQEVRSRYRRFVVPAGIGFFAWYVAYVVTATSAPGLMARPVAGAVNVAMLAGLGQFLTTFLLTWAYARHARLRRDRAALELRWDTQELTRTARGGASS; from the coding sequence ATGCAGTCAAGCAACGCTCGTCCCCGCGGAAGCGGGGGTGATGCCGAGAGTTCGGCCGAGAACCACGACAGCCACGATGTGGCCCGCGCGGAGGCGTCCGCCGGTGTGCGGTACGACGACCCCTGGTATGACGCGCTTGCCTCCGGCTGGGGCGAGACGGGCGGTGACGGTACATCCGCGGGCCCGGTTGCGACGGCACGCGCGCAGCGCGAGGACCGGGACGCCGCGGCGGCCGACGTCTACCTCGAAGTGCAGCGCAGCGCGGCCTTTCAGGAAGTGCGCAGCCGGTACCGGAGGTTCGTGGTGCCCGCGGGCATCGGGTTCTTCGCGTGGTACGTGGCCTATGTCGTGACAGCGACGAGCGCGCCGGGACTGATGGCGCGGCCGGTCGCCGGTGCGGTGAACGTGGCGATGCTCGCGGGACTCGGGCAGTTCCTCACCACCTTCCTGCTGACCTGGGCCTATGCCCGCCATGCGAGGCTGCGCCGGGACCGGGCCGCGCTCGAACTGCGGTGGGACACCCAGGAACTGACGCGCACGGCACGGGGCGGTGCGTCGTCATGA